Proteins from a single region of Corvus hawaiiensis isolate bCorHaw1 chromosome 6, bCorHaw1.pri.cur, whole genome shotgun sequence:
- the SIRT3 gene encoding NAD-dependent protein deacetylase sirtuin-3, mitochondrial isoform X1, giving the protein MAGAGISTPSGIPDFRSPGSGLYSNLEQYNIPYPEAIFELGYFFVNPKPFFTLAKELYPGNYRPNSAHYFLRLLHDKGLLLRLYTQNIDGLERAAGIPPDRLVEAHGTFATATCTVCQRNFPGEDFRGDVMGDRIPRCPVCTGIVKPDIVFFGEKLPQRFLLHLTDFPMADLLFVIGTSLEVEPFASLAGAVRSSVPRVLINRELVGPFAWQQRHNDVAQLGDVVGGVEKLVELLGWSDEMQTLTQKEKEKLGARAERCVW; this is encoded by the exons ATGGCCGGCGCCGGGATCAGCACGCCCAGCGGCATCCCGGACTTCAG GTCCCCCGGGAGCGGCCTGTACAGCAACCTGGAGCAGTACAACATCCCCTACCCCGAGGCCATCTTTGAGCTGGGCTATTTCTTCGTCAACCCCAAGCCCTTCTTCACCCTGGCCAAGGAGCTCTATCCTGGCAACTACCGCCCCAATTCCGCCCACTATTTCCTCCGGCTGCTGCACGACAAGGGGCTGCTCCTGCGCCTCTACACACAGAACATCGACGGGTTGGAGAGAG CGGCTGGGATCCCTCCCGACAGGCTGGTGGAAGCCCACGGCACCTTTGCCACTGCCACCTGTACGGTGTGTCAGAGGAACTTCCCCGGAGAGGACTTCAGG GGAGATGTCATGGGGGACAGGATCCCTCGCTGCCCTGTCTGCACTGGAATCGTCAAGCCTGACATCGTGTTCTTCGGCGAGAAGCTCCCGCAGCGCTTCCTCCTGCACCTCACAGACTTCCCCATGGCAGACCTGCTCTTCGTCATCGGGACATCCCTGGAg GTGGAGCCCTTTGCCAGCCTGGCCGGAGCCGTGCGCAGCTCCGTGCCCCGGGTCCTCATCAACCGAGAGCTCGTGGGCCCCTTTGCGTGGCAGCAGCGCCACAACGACGTGGCCCAGCTCGGGGACGTGGTGGGCGGCGTCGAGAAgctggtggagctgctgggctggagcgACGAGATGCAAACGCTGAcccagaaggagaaggagaag CTGGGTGCCAGGGCAGAGCGCTGTGTGTGGTAG
- the SIRT3 gene encoding NAD-dependent protein deacetylase sirtuin-3, mitochondrial isoform X2 → MAGAGISTPSGIPDFRSPGSGLYSNLEQYNIPYPEAIFELGYFFVNPKPFFTLAKELYPGNYRPNSAHYFLRLLHDKGLLLRLYTQNIDGLERAAGIPPDRLVEAHGTFATATCTVCQRNFPGEDFRGDVMGDRIPRCPVCTGIVKPDIVFFGEKLPQRFLLHLTDFPMADLLFVIGTSLEVEPFASLAGAVRSSVPRVLINRELVGPFAWQQRHNDVAQLGDVVGGVEKLVELLGWSDEMQTLTQKEKEKLDAKDK, encoded by the exons ATGGCCGGCGCCGGGATCAGCACGCCCAGCGGCATCCCGGACTTCAG GTCCCCCGGGAGCGGCCTGTACAGCAACCTGGAGCAGTACAACATCCCCTACCCCGAGGCCATCTTTGAGCTGGGCTATTTCTTCGTCAACCCCAAGCCCTTCTTCACCCTGGCCAAGGAGCTCTATCCTGGCAACTACCGCCCCAATTCCGCCCACTATTTCCTCCGGCTGCTGCACGACAAGGGGCTGCTCCTGCGCCTCTACACACAGAACATCGACGGGTTGGAGAGAG CGGCTGGGATCCCTCCCGACAGGCTGGTGGAAGCCCACGGCACCTTTGCCACTGCCACCTGTACGGTGTGTCAGAGGAACTTCCCCGGAGAGGACTTCAGG GGAGATGTCATGGGGGACAGGATCCCTCGCTGCCCTGTCTGCACTGGAATCGTCAAGCCTGACATCGTGTTCTTCGGCGAGAAGCTCCCGCAGCGCTTCCTCCTGCACCTCACAGACTTCCCCATGGCAGACCTGCTCTTCGTCATCGGGACATCCCTGGAg GTGGAGCCCTTTGCCAGCCTGGCCGGAGCCGTGCGCAGCTCCGTGCCCCGGGTCCTCATCAACCGAGAGCTCGTGGGCCCCTTTGCGTGGCAGCAGCGCCACAACGACGTGGCCCAGCTCGGGGACGTGGTGGGCGGCGTCGAGAAgctggtggagctgctgggctggagcgACGAGATGCAAACGCTGAcccagaaggagaaggagaag CTGGATGCCAAGGACAAGTAG